Proteins encoded within one genomic window of Phototrophicus methaneseepsis:
- a CDS encoding glycoside hydrolase family 2 protein — MPRLFQEHKLRPVTLLDGLWNFAFLGDMDVDDVDITSIKCDSYMPVPACFDAMPQYAGKRGLVAYRKEIYLDEAARHRLVFDTVHHWGRVLFDGTVLHDHVGGFTQFTVDLPQSAPGSHELVVLVDNRLDYDHSPLHLDYFDWYHYGGISGSVSLHHLPESWIDRVTITVDDLTSRNMTMSIRYGTIKAQTLPLSIAIDDHFIIDEEVALSEGNGVLNYHFNLPEAALWSPNDPHLHMAAVQLGTDDLYERFGIRKVEAKQGQILINGEPQLLLGFNRHQSHPQFGYTIPQNIDYSDLMLLRDMGCNFIRGSHYPQTRSFLDLCDELGFMMWVESIGWGHTVGHLTDPHFVNAQHAHIAEMIAMSENHPSIILWGILNEGYSYDEKTTPTYAALLGQIREEDPTRPVTYACNYPFTDAHLDLVDVVSINQYPGWYQGELEDVPQLIDDFINYVDEHGQADKPIIISEIGAGAIYGWRDSHHTRWSEGYQSALLETVIKHLFFDRDRVCGLAIWQYHDIRTTQLARMALARPRDFNNKGVLDEYRRPKEAYQVVKRLFTELNSK; from the coding sequence ATGCCTCGTTTGTTTCAAGAACATAAACTGCGTCCAGTAACTTTGCTGGATGGCTTATGGAATTTCGCCTTTTTGGGCGATATGGACGTAGATGATGTAGACATTACGTCTATAAAATGTGACAGTTACATGCCTGTTCCCGCCTGTTTCGATGCTATGCCACAATATGCTGGAAAGCGTGGCCTCGTAGCATATCGTAAAGAAATTTACCTGGACGAAGCAGCACGCCATCGCCTCGTCTTTGATACAGTTCATCATTGGGGCCGCGTTTTGTTTGATGGCACTGTCCTGCACGATCATGTCGGTGGATTTACCCAATTCACCGTGGATTTACCGCAAAGCGCTCCCGGTAGCCACGAGTTGGTCGTTCTGGTAGATAATCGCTTGGATTATGATCACAGCCCCCTGCATTTGGACTATTTCGATTGGTATCATTATGGGGGCATCAGCGGTAGCGTTAGCCTACATCACCTGCCAGAAAGCTGGATCGACCGCGTTACTATCACCGTTGATGACCTCACCAGCCGCAACATGACCATGTCCATTAGGTATGGCACTATCAAAGCCCAGACTCTACCGTTATCCATAGCAATAGATGACCATTTTATTATTGATGAAGAGGTCGCTCTTTCAGAAGGCAACGGCGTATTAAACTATCACTTTAATCTGCCAGAAGCAGCTTTATGGTCCCCCAACGACCCCCACTTACACATGGCCGCCGTGCAGCTGGGTACAGATGATCTTTATGAGCGCTTTGGCATTCGCAAAGTAGAAGCCAAACAGGGGCAGATTCTGATCAATGGCGAACCTCAACTTCTGCTTGGATTCAACCGCCACCAAAGCCATCCACAATTTGGCTATACGATTCCGCAAAATATCGACTATTCAGACCTGATGCTGCTTCGCGATATGGGCTGTAACTTCATCCGTGGCTCTCACTATCCACAAACTCGTAGCTTTCTCGATCTCTGCGATGAACTCGGCTTTATGATGTGGGTCGAATCCATCGGATGGGGGCATACAGTGGGGCATCTCACGGATCCCCACTTTGTGAACGCTCAGCATGCGCACATTGCTGAAATGATTGCTATGAGTGAGAATCACCCGTCGATTATACTCTGGGGCATTCTCAATGAAGGCTACAGCTACGATGAGAAAACAACCCCGACTTATGCCGCACTTTTGGGCCAAATCCGCGAAGAAGATCCTACTCGCCCTGTAACCTATGCCTGTAACTACCCCTTCACAGATGCACATCTGGACCTGGTAGACGTGGTTTCTATCAATCAATATCCCGGTTGGTATCAGGGTGAACTAGAAGATGTTCCCCAGCTCATTGATGATTTCATCAATTATGTAGATGAACACGGCCAAGCCGATAAGCCCATTATCATCAGCGAGATTGGTGCAGGGGCGATTTATGGCTGGCGAGATTCACATCACACTCGCTGGAGCGAAGGCTATCAATCAGCCCTTCTAGAAACGGTCATCAAGCACCTGTTCTTTGACCGGGACCGTGTTTGTGGCCTCGCTATCTGGCAGTATCATGATATTCGAACAACACAGCTCGCACGCATGGCCTTAGCCCGCCCGCGTGACTTCAATAACAAAGGCGTCCTGGATGAATACCGTCGTCCCAAAGAAGCGTATCAGGTCGTCAAGAGGTTGTTCACGGAATTGAACAGCAAATAA
- a CDS encoding response regulator transcription factor, whose protein sequence is MNVLLAEDHKLVRQGTRFYLESMGVNVVGEATNGREAVEMAGTHHPDVVVMDIHLPELTGVEATRRIRHDYPDIRILVLTAYDEPAYVHALLDAGADGFILKTAELAELYKALNEVAVGRKVYDAETLARARKHISEMSTQIEGLTDRELEVLAQASQGKTNKEIGKILFISDRTVQGHLKNIYQKFGVTSRTEAVAIALQHGFISMEGANNV, encoded by the coding sequence ATGAACGTATTGCTGGCGGAAGATCACAAGTTGGTGCGGCAAGGAACACGCTTCTATCTGGAGAGTATGGGCGTGAACGTCGTCGGTGAAGCAACCAACGGTCGTGAAGCCGTTGAGATGGCAGGGACACATCATCCCGATGTGGTGGTGATGGATATTCATCTGCCCGAATTAACCGGCGTCGAGGCGACACGGCGCATCCGACACGATTACCCCGACATCCGTATTCTAGTGCTCACCGCTTACGATGAACCCGCTTATGTTCATGCCCTGCTAGATGCCGGTGCTGATGGCTTTATTCTAAAGACAGCCGAACTTGCTGAATTGTATAAAGCGTTGAATGAAGTCGCTGTTGGTCGTAAAGTCTATGATGCTGAAACGCTGGCACGCGCCCGCAAACACATTTCGGAGATGTCAACGCAAATTGAGGGTCTAACAGACCGTGAACTCGAGGTGCTGGCCCAGGCCAGCCAAGGCAAAACGAATAAGGAAATCGGAAAAATCCTCTTCATCTCGGATCGTACCGTACAGGGACACCTGAAGAATATCTATCAGAAGTTTGGCGTGACGAGCCGCACAGAGGCGGTCGCGATTGCGTTGCAACATGGCTTTATCAGCATGGAAGGAGCCAACAACGTATGA
- a CDS encoding copper-translocating P-type ATPase, which produces MEHHKPVSQDTHEQSHHMGDEHTHSHGHAHHNHDAHQGHGGHGVDHSGHEMMFRNRFWVSLVLTIPVLLFSPMIQSWFGFSMPEFTGSNLIGPGFAILIFFYGGMPFLQMAIPEIQNRKPGMMTLISLAITTAFVYSLFAVFASPGSGFFWEMATLIDIMLLGHWMEMRSVRQASGALNELAKLMPDTAERVTEDGQVEQVSLADLSNGDVVLVRPGTSVPADGEIIEGHSDLNESMITGESKPVEKSEGDSVIGGTINGDGSLRVRVSATGDDTALAGIMRLVEEAQGSKSNTQILADKAAGWLFYVAIAVAAITAVLWVIAVGFEVEVLERVVTVLVIACPHALGLAIPLVVAISTSIGARNGILVRNRLALEEARQVNTVIFDKTGTLTEGRFGVANMVTAEGWDENRALSLALAVEGDSEHPIARGIRRKAEEAGVSPASIRDFEAIKGRGIKAIHEGEEVYVGGPRLLEMLELDLSGEMSAFRDQANADAQTVVYMVVDNQVAAAFALADVIREESKEAIQRLHEMNIEVAMLTGDSQHVADAVARQLGIDTVFAEVLPEHKDQKVAELQSQGKKVAMVGDGVNDAPALTRADIGIAIGSGTDVAIESAGIILVQSNPLDVVKIFELSQATYRKMIQNLIWAMGYNVVALPLAAGILAPVGFVLSPAVGAVFMSLSTIIVAINAQLLRRTELSASAA; this is translated from the coding sequence ATGGAACATCATAAACCTGTATCGCAGGATACACACGAGCAATCCCATCATATGGGGGATGAACACACACATTCACACGGTCACGCCCATCACAATCACGACGCCCATCAGGGGCACGGTGGACATGGTGTTGACCATAGCGGTCACGAAATGATGTTTCGCAACCGCTTCTGGGTCAGCCTCGTACTGACGATCCCCGTGCTGTTATTCAGCCCCATGATCCAGTCATGGTTCGGCTTCTCTATGCCAGAGTTCACAGGTAGCAATCTCATTGGACCCGGCTTTGCCATCCTGATCTTCTTCTACGGTGGCATGCCTTTCTTGCAAATGGCAATACCTGAGATCCAGAATCGCAAACCGGGCATGATGACTCTTATTTCGTTGGCCATCACCACAGCGTTCGTCTACAGTCTCTTTGCCGTCTTTGCCTCACCAGGAAGCGGGTTCTTTTGGGAGATGGCAACGCTGATCGACATTATGCTGCTGGGGCACTGGATGGAAATGCGGAGTGTCCGGCAAGCGTCGGGTGCGCTGAATGAACTGGCAAAACTGATGCCAGATACGGCCGAACGTGTGACTGAAGATGGCCAGGTTGAACAAGTAAGTCTGGCTGATCTGAGCAATGGTGATGTCGTCCTAGTGCGCCCTGGTACGAGTGTGCCCGCAGATGGGGAGATCATCGAAGGACATTCAGACCTCAATGAATCTATGATCACGGGCGAGTCGAAGCCAGTCGAGAAAAGCGAAGGTGACAGCGTAATCGGCGGCACAATCAACGGTGACGGCAGTCTGAGGGTACGTGTATCAGCAACCGGCGATGACACGGCACTAGCGGGCATCATGCGGCTCGTGGAGGAAGCACAAGGCAGTAAATCGAATACACAAATCCTTGCAGATAAGGCTGCGGGATGGTTGTTCTACGTTGCGATCGCTGTCGCAGCGATCACTGCTGTGCTATGGGTTATTGCAGTGGGTTTCGAAGTCGAAGTTTTGGAGCGTGTTGTGACGGTACTGGTTATCGCCTGCCCCCATGCATTAGGTCTGGCGATTCCGCTGGTTGTCGCGATCAGTACGTCAATAGGCGCACGCAACGGTATTCTAGTACGTAATCGACTGGCGCTGGAAGAGGCTCGCCAAGTTAATACGGTGATCTTCGACAAAACCGGCACACTGACCGAAGGGCGTTTTGGCGTTGCCAATATGGTGACCGCCGAAGGTTGGGACGAAAATCGGGCATTGTCACTGGCGCTCGCCGTTGAAGGAGACTCCGAGCATCCAATCGCACGCGGTATCCGCCGCAAAGCCGAGGAAGCTGGCGTATCACCCGCATCTATCAGGGACTTTGAAGCCATCAAGGGACGCGGTATTAAGGCGATTCATGAAGGCGAAGAGGTTTACGTTGGTGGGCCACGTTTGCTCGAAATGCTGGAACTCGATCTATCGGGAGAGATGAGCGCATTCCGGGATCAAGCCAATGCGGATGCCCAAACGGTCGTCTACATGGTCGTCGATAATCAGGTTGCAGCCGCTTTTGCCCTGGCGGATGTCATCCGCGAGGAGAGCAAAGAAGCTATTCAGCGTTTGCACGAGATGAACATCGAAGTGGCGATGTTGACTGGCGACAGCCAACATGTAGCGGATGCGGTCGCCCGTCAGTTGGGGATCGACACCGTATTTGCAGAAGTGCTCCCCGAACACAAGGATCAGAAGGTCGCGGAACTCCAAAGCCAGGGCAAAAAAGTGGCGATGGTGGGTGATGGTGTGAACGATGCACCTGCCCTGACCCGTGCCGACATCGGCATTGCCATTGGCAGTGGGACGGATGTCGCCATCGAATCTGCCGGGATTATCCTTGTCCAGAGCAACCCGTTGGATGTGGTCAAAATCTTTGAGCTCAGCCAAGCGACGTACCGCAAGATGATACAGAATCTAATCTGGGCGATGGGCTATAATGTCGTTGCTTTGCCGTTGGCTGCGGGCATCCTGGCACCTGTTGGCTTCGTGCTATCTCCGGCAGTTGGTGCCGTGTTCATGTCGCTGAGCACCATCATCGTCGCAATCAATGCTCAACTCCTCAGGCGAACTGAACTTTCTGCTTCCGCCGCTTAA
- a CDS encoding dihydrofolate reductase family protein — protein sequence MRRIVVISHISLDGVLQAMGRPDEDPSGGFAYGGWISDYSDEVVGAVIQQEMNMPFDLLIGRKTFEIWAPYWPNHADIWKGVNTATKYVASNTVTSHTWQPTVFLGGDIAQKISEIKQKAGPDLHVYGSGNLIQTLMAYDLVDAFWLKIYPLTLGKGKRLFDGGSIPMGFKLTEGKVSPTGVIIANYERTGALTATGS from the coding sequence ATGCGAAGAATTGTTGTGATCTCCCATATTTCCCTAGATGGTGTTCTGCAAGCCATGGGCAGGCCAGATGAAGATCCCAGTGGGGGATTCGCTTACGGAGGATGGATAAGTGATTACTCCGATGAAGTCGTTGGGGCCGTCATACAACAAGAGATGAACATGCCTTTTGACCTATTAATCGGGCGTAAAACCTTTGAGATTTGGGCACCGTATTGGCCCAACCACGCAGACATATGGAAGGGTGTGAATACAGCAACCAAGTATGTCGCATCAAATACAGTTACTTCGCATACATGGCAACCCACTGTGTTTTTGGGAGGGGATATAGCACAGAAAATTAGTGAAATCAAACAAAAGGCAGGGCCTGATTTACACGTGTACGGTAGCGGAAATCTTATTCAGACCTTGATGGCCTATGATTTGGTCGATGCTTTCTGGCTAAAGATATATCCTCTGACGCTGGGCAAGGGAAAACGTCTGTTTGATGGCGGATCAATCCCGATGGGATTTAAGTTAACAGAGGGCAAAGTTTCACCTACTGGTGTCATCATTGCAAACTATGAACGCACAGGCGCACTGACTGCTACAGGCTCTTAA
- a CDS encoding PCYCGC motif-containing (lipo)protein, with translation MISKRWLFLIFTFMGAILLAACSSSGIGSSYAGELPSYVSRAPQTVQTAYHFAIEHPEMLTHQPCYCGCGAMGHANNLNCFIQSVDEGGTITFDNHASGCGICVDIALDVKRLSEEGRSQLEIRHYIDATYGSFGPSTDTAMPEV, from the coding sequence ATGATCTCTAAGCGCTGGTTATTTTTAATTTTTACATTTATGGGGGCGATCCTGCTGGCAGCCTGTAGCTCTTCGGGTATTGGAAGCAGCTATGCAGGTGAATTGCCCAGCTACGTCAGTCGGGCACCCCAGACGGTCCAGACAGCCTATCATTTTGCCATTGAGCACCCGGAAATGTTGACGCACCAACCTTGTTACTGCGGATGTGGTGCTATGGGGCATGCCAACAACCTGAACTGCTTTATTCAGTCGGTCGATGAAGGTGGCACAATTACGTTTGACAATCATGCCTCTGGCTGTGGTATCTGTGTCGATATTGCCCTGGATGTGAAACGTCTATCAGAAGAAGGCCGATCTCAACTTGAGATACGACATTATATCGATGCCACTTACGGGTCGTTTGGTCCTTCAACGGATACGGCCATGCCGGAAGTGTAA
- a CDS encoding cupredoxin domain-containing protein, with amino-acid sequence MQISRIPHRYIVALLVLCVMAAIFWWPGPTNANPMTHEISINAADFAYRPGRIEVHQGDQVVITLTSSDVVHGFALDGHDIKTRVTPGISERIVFTANDAGKFRFRCSVSCGSLHPFMIGELIVTPNNPFWKAAVITLIGVIGMVGYLWNTEKEIA; translated from the coding sequence ATGCAAATCAGCCGTATACCACATCGATATATAGTTGCACTGCTGGTTTTATGTGTTATGGCGGCGATATTCTGGTGGCCGGGACCCACAAACGCCAATCCTATGACGCATGAGATCAGCATCAATGCTGCTGATTTTGCCTATAGGCCGGGGCGTATTGAAGTCCACCAAGGGGATCAGGTCGTCATTACGCTGACCTCGTCCGATGTTGTTCATGGGTTCGCCCTCGACGGACATGACATCAAAACGCGGGTGACCCCCGGCATCTCCGAACGGATCGTGTTTACGGCCAACGATGCGGGGAAATTCCGCTTCCGCTGTTCCGTGAGTTGCGGTTCACTCCACCCCTTTATGATCGGCGAATTGATCGTCACCCCCAATAACCCATTCTGGAAAGCGGCTGTCATCACCCTGATTGGTGTGATCGGCATGGTCGGCTATCTATGGAACACAGAAAAGGAAATAGCATGA
- a CDS encoding rhodanese-like domain-containing protein, with product MRIAGMVLAAGIMIFISACTPTNNESTPTASPDTEPGTETTATYHTMSIDELANIVSDDDQAYTIVNVHIPYQGEIEGTDANIAFNDIEALTEALPDKNAPIVLYCSSGNMSEQAAQDLVKLGYTQVYDVPGGMYAWQSSGRSLVNSQ from the coding sequence ATGCGAATTGCGGGGATGGTGTTGGCTGCTGGGATCATGATCTTTATCAGCGCTTGCACACCGACGAACAACGAGAGTACACCGACAGCATCGCCGGATACTGAACCGGGTACTGAAACGACGGCTACATATCATACAATGTCCATTGATGAACTAGCCAACATCGTATCCGACGATGACCAAGCTTATACCATCGTCAACGTACACATTCCTTACCAGGGTGAAATCGAAGGCACAGATGCCAACATCGCCTTTAACGACATTGAAGCGCTAACAGAAGCTCTGCCAGATAAGAATGCTCCCATCGTACTCTACTGTAGCTCTGGCAACATGAGCGAACAGGCAGCACAGGACCTCGTTAAGCTGGGATACACCCAGGTTTATGACGTGCCAGGCGGTATGTATGCATGGCAATCTAGCGGACGATCATTAGTGAACAGTCAATAA
- a CDS encoding histidine kinase: MTHTTLFELCCIGGSLFVVSNLWFFFRVLRPLHKLVLQAESLTEGNFNSFERQCGGIPEIRELQRAMSGMVGHVGRAQEQRRAFAEQLADGQENERKRIARELHDDTVQSTIAVTQGIDIARNWLKTDPDRAAQMLQLAREQAVEIVNNLRNLIGGLRPPALEELGLIPALEMQLGALHGITGHLHVKGERRRMVEAQELTLFRVAQEALYNVTRHSAAEHVHIHVNYQSEGVLLSIQDNGQGFPPPTNLGDLAFQDHYGLLGIQERVNNLGGWFKLESEIGRGTMLQAYLPTTEQSQPDNLVRDPVCSAFIEPQQAYGSCQHELTTYYFCCPVCQGAFQKDPALYLGTKIAVDASPA, translated from the coding sequence ATGACCCATACAACCCTATTTGAACTCTGCTGTATCGGGGGTTCATTGTTCGTAGTGAGCAACCTCTGGTTCTTTTTTCGCGTGCTCCGGCCACTGCATAAACTGGTACTTCAAGCGGAATCGCTAACGGAGGGCAACTTCAACTCCTTCGAGCGTCAGTGTGGTGGCATTCCTGAAATCCGAGAACTACAGCGGGCAATGTCCGGTATGGTTGGGCATGTAGGACGCGCCCAGGAACAGCGACGTGCCTTTGCCGAGCAATTAGCAGATGGGCAGGAAAACGAACGCAAACGCATCGCTCGGGAACTTCATGATGATACGGTTCAATCGACGATTGCTGTAACCCAGGGCATCGATATAGCACGCAACTGGCTCAAGACGGATCCTGACCGCGCTGCTCAGATGTTGCAACTGGCACGTGAGCAGGCGGTAGAAATCGTCAACAATCTACGCAATCTAATCGGTGGGCTGCGTCCGCCCGCATTAGAAGAGTTGGGCTTGATCCCTGCACTGGAGATGCAACTTGGGGCATTGCATGGCATCACAGGCCATCTTCATGTCAAAGGAGAAAGGCGACGCATGGTTGAGGCCCAGGAGTTAACGTTATTTCGTGTGGCACAAGAGGCCCTTTACAATGTGACCCGCCATAGTGCGGCAGAACACGTCCATATCCATGTGAACTATCAGTCAGAGGGTGTACTGTTATCGATTCAGGATAACGGTCAGGGCTTTCCTCCACCGACAAATCTGGGTGATCTGGCCTTTCAAGATCATTATGGTCTACTGGGGATTCAGGAACGCGTCAACAACCTGGGCGGTTGGTTCAAGCTGGAAAGCGAGATTGGTCGAGGTACCATGCTCCAAGCCTATTTACCGACGACAGAACAATCACAACCAGATAACTTGGTGCGCGATCCAGTATGTAGTGCCTTCATTGAACCGCAGCAGGCGTATGGGAGTTGCCAACACGAGCTAACAACTTATTATTTCTGCTGTCCCGTCTGCCAGGGTGCATTCCAGAAAGACCCGGCGCTCTACCTTGGCACTAAGATAGCTGTCGATGCCTCACCTGCCTGA
- a CDS encoding heavy-metal-associated domain-containing protein, whose amino-acid sequence METKTVKVPNVGCNGCVNTIKSEVSELAGVLKVEGNPETQLVTIQWDNPADWDAIRGKMAEIDYAPEEA is encoded by the coding sequence ATGGAAACGAAAACAGTTAAAGTTCCTAATGTTGGTTGTAATGGCTGCGTCAACACGATCAAGAGCGAAGTCAGCGAACTAGCCGGTGTCCTCAAAGTTGAAGGCAATCCCGAAACTCAACTGGTCACCATCCAATGGGACAACCCGGCGGATTGGGACGCTATCCGGGGCAAAATGGCAGAGATCGATTACGCGCCTGAAGAAGCTTAA
- a CDS encoding c-type cytochrome: MTFREAAARTILVVILLGLPIGILGYRYVLQPFLSPETTFEVQAYAPESGGFSPAVIQVEAGKEVTLRFTSMDVTHGVAIGPGLDAAIDHIDPGEQGEITLTFDKPGTYTYYCTTWCSADHWRMRGIIEVRDPVNPDLLPQVQSDPVIEGLLEEGIDIDADHEGEALAIAPSAARGGDLIESVIVPDEVRQVDWQRTHSPAEALTILQTQNASYSDAELRDVIAYLWMLNTTSTVDTIQTYNQNCAACHGESGNGAGPAAYLTADVPAVFDDPGYMFSMRADVLYAKIRRGGMGTDMPNFGTLFTREETWALVDYLWLLAFEPTLNE; this comes from the coding sequence ATGACGTTTCGAGAAGCAGCGGCACGAACGATACTGGTAGTGATTCTCCTGGGTTTGCCAATTGGTATTCTTGGATACCGTTATGTGCTGCAACCGTTCCTGAGCCCGGAAACCACATTTGAGGTGCAGGCATATGCACCGGAATCCGGCGGTTTTTCTCCGGCAGTCATCCAGGTTGAGGCAGGGAAGGAAGTGACGCTGCGCTTTACGTCGATGGATGTCACCCATGGTGTGGCTATCGGGCCCGGTCTGGACGCCGCGATCGACCATATTGACCCTGGTGAACAGGGTGAAATTACGCTGACGTTCGATAAGCCGGGAACCTACACGTACTATTGCACGACTTGGTGCAGTGCCGATCATTGGCGGATGCGTGGCATCATTGAAGTGCGCGACCCGGTAAATCCCGATTTGTTACCACAGGTTCAATCAGATCCGGTGATCGAGGGTTTGCTTGAGGAAGGGATCGATATCGATGCCGACCATGAGGGTGAAGCCTTGGCGATTGCGCCATCGGCAGCGCGTGGCGGCGATTTGATCGAATCTGTCATCGTCCCTGATGAAGTTCGCCAGGTTGATTGGCAGCGTACCCATTCACCAGCGGAGGCACTGACAATCCTGCAAACGCAGAATGCATCCTATTCGGATGCGGAACTGCGAGATGTTATCGCCTATTTGTGGATGTTGAATACGACATCTACCGTCGATACCATTCAAACATACAATCAGAATTGCGCTGCGTGTCATGGCGAAAGTGGGAACGGGGCTGGCCCAGCCGCTTACCTGACAGCGGACGTCCCCGCTGTATTTGACGATCCTGGGTATATGTTCTCAATGCGCGCTGATGTGCTGTATGCCAAAATCCGGCGCGGCGGGATGGGAACGGATATGCCCAACTTCGGCACGTTGTTTACGCGAGAGGAAACCTGGGCGCTTGTCGACTATCTGTGGCTACTGGCTTTTGAACCAACTTTGAACGAGTAA
- a CDS encoding 4Fe-4S binding protein has translation MLNQKRHVDLLTAFPILKRLLRSRSFQPGMMLLTLFVFTLVILTGLFGTPAGSRNFGIIFVWIVWWGLLIIMLVPFMGRFWCSICPIPAPGEWLQRRNIITKRLPKLRTLNKRWPRRFKNMWLQNFGFLAVALFSVIILTRPQVSAWLLLSFIMLGVVLSVFYKNRVFCRYVCPVGGFIGLYSMTSPLEVRVNDPSVCLTHTSKDCVTGNEYGYGCPWMVYPGRLDRNIDCGMCMECLKTCPKNNIALNLRPFGTDLTVQKAHKLDEAYKAFIMLACAMVYSIVLLGPWGELKNAANMQSLPHWLAYATGFLTFVLVLVPGIFGVFSSASWLLMKRSLPLRKVFIDFAYTLVPMGLAAWVAFSLGFVLINGSYALSVLSDPFGWGWNLFGTAEAPWVPAAPQLIAFLQTGVLVAGLLFSVQTGYKIAREQVGRHRKAFTVMLPNSFFLTLVTVVFMWLYLG, from the coding sequence ATGCTGAATCAGAAACGCCACGTCGATTTGCTGACAGCTTTCCCTATCCTGAAGCGCCTGCTGCGGTCGCGCAGCTTCCAGCCGGGGATGATGCTATTAACGCTGTTCGTGTTTACCTTGGTCATTCTGACCGGGTTGTTTGGCACCCCGGCAGGCAGTCGTAACTTTGGCATCATCTTTGTGTGGATTGTGTGGTGGGGACTGCTCATCATCATGCTGGTGCCATTTATGGGGCGTTTCTGGTGTTCGATCTGTCCAATTCCGGCACCGGGTGAATGGTTGCAGCGTCGCAACATCATCACCAAGAGGTTGCCAAAGCTCCGTACACTCAACAAACGCTGGCCGCGGCGATTTAAGAATATGTGGCTGCAAAACTTCGGCTTTCTGGCGGTCGCGCTTTTCAGCGTTATCATTCTGACCCGTCCGCAGGTGAGCGCGTGGCTCCTGTTGAGCTTTATCATGCTCGGCGTCGTGTTGAGTGTCTTCTACAAGAATCGTGTTTTTTGCCGCTATGTCTGCCCGGTGGGCGGGTTTATTGGTCTGTATTCGATGACATCGCCTCTGGAAGTACGCGTCAATGATCCCAGTGTCTGCTTGACCCATACCAGCAAGGACTGTGTCACTGGCAACGAATACGGCTACGGCTGCCCCTGGATGGTGTACCCGGGCAGGCTCGACCGAAATATTGATTGCGGCATGTGCATGGAATGCCTCAAGACATGCCCAAAGAACAACATCGCCCTGAATCTTCGCCCATTTGGCACGGACCTCACCGTTCAGAAAGCACACAAACTCGACGAAGCCTACAAGGCCTTCATTATGTTGGCGTGTGCGATGGTCTACTCAATCGTGCTATTAGGCCCCTGGGGTGAACTGAAAAATGCGGCCAATATGCAGTCCCTACCGCACTGGTTGGCCTATGCGACGGGGTTCTTAACGTTCGTGCTGGTATTGGTCCCCGGCATTTTCGGCGTGTTTAGCTCCGCAAGCTGGCTGCTGATGAAACGATCCCTCCCGCTGCGCAAGGTCTTTATCGATTTCGCCTATACGCTGGTGCCGATGGGGCTAGCTGCGTGGGTCGCGTTCAGCCTGGGCTTTGTGCTCATCAACGGCAGTTATGCGCTGTCCGTATTATCTGATCCGTTTGGTTGGGGCTGGAACTTGTTCGGCACTGCGGAGGCTCCCTGGGTGCCCGCAGCGCCGCAGTTGATCGCCTTCCTACAAACCGGGGTACTGGTCGCAGGGCTGTTATTTTCTGTGCAGACAGGTTACAAGATCGCGCGTGAGCAGGTGGGGCGTCATCGTAAGGCCTTCACCGTGATGCTGCCCAACAGTTTCTTCCTCACGCTGGTGACAGTCGTTTTTATGTGGTTATACCTGGGATAG